The proteins below are encoded in one region of Rana temporaria chromosome 2, aRanTem1.1, whole genome shotgun sequence:
- the LOC120927990 gene encoding UPF0746 protein DDB_G0281095-like isoform X3 gives MALYGAVILSLSLVLLQVSQIASSPVQSECTLKPHQRTDCGFGGIPRDECMEKGCCFDSSISGVIWCYKNPTLMVPETPIEEVQEPQEEQEPQQEQEPQQEPQQEEESQEEQEPQQEPQQEEESQEEQEPQQEPQQEEESQEEQEPQQEPQQEEESQEEQEPHQEPQQEEESQEEQEPQQEPQQEQESQEEQEPQQEPQQEEESQEEQEPQQEEESQEEQEPQGEQEPQQEEHASQESQSEEDEEVCETEL, from the exons ATGGCTTTATATGGGGCAGTAATTCTGAGCCTTAGCTTGGTTCTTCTCCAGGTGTCACAGATTGCATCCAGCCCAGTGCAGT CGGAATGCACCTTGAAACCACATCAGCGGACTGACTGTGGCTTTGGCGGCATCCCTAGGGATGAGTGCATGGAAAAAGGATGTTGCTTCGACTCCAGCATTTCAGGAGTCAtttggtgctataaaaatccaaCACTAATGGTCCCAGAAACACCTATAGAAGAAGTACAGGAGCCACAGGAAGAGCAGGAGCCACAGCAAGAGCAAGAGCCACAGCAAGAGCCACAGCAAGAGGAAGAGTCACAGGAAGAGCAGGAGCCACAGCAAGAGCCACAACAAGAGGAAGAATCACAGGAAGAGCAGGAGCCACAGCAAGAGCCACAGCAAGAGGAAGAGTCACAGGAAGAGCAGGAGCCACAGCAAGAGCCACAGCAAGAGGAAGAGTCACAGGAAGAGCAGGAGCCACACCAAGAGCCACAACAAGAGGAAGAATCACAGGAAGAGCAGGAGCCACAGCAAGAGCCACAGCAAGAGCAAGAGTCACAGGAAGAGCAGGAGCCACAGCAAGAGCCACAACAAGAGGAAGAATCACAGGAAGAGCAGGAGCCACAG CAAGAGGAAGAGTCACAGGAAGAGCAAGAGCCACAAGGAGAGCAGGAACCACAGCAAGAAGAACATGCTTCCCAAGAGTCTCAATCAGAGGAGGATGAAGAAG tttGTGAAACAGAGctctaa
- the LOC120927990 gene encoding UPF0746 protein DDB_G0281095-like isoform X2 encodes MALYGAVILSLSLVLLQVSQIASSPVQSECTLKPHQRTDCGFGGIPRDECMEKGCCFDSSISGVIWCYKNPTLMVPETPIEEVQEPQEEQEPQQEQEPQQEPQQEEESQEEQEPQQEPQQEEESQEEQEPQQEPQQEEESQEEQEPQQEPQQEEESQEEQEPHQEPQQEEESQEEQEPQQEPQQEQESQEEQEPQQEPQQEEESQEEQEPQQGQEPQQEEESQEEQEPQGEQEPQQEEHASQESQSEEDEEVCETEL; translated from the exons ATGGCTTTATATGGGGCAGTAATTCTGAGCCTTAGCTTGGTTCTTCTCCAGGTGTCACAGATTGCATCCAGCCCAGTGCAGT CGGAATGCACCTTGAAACCACATCAGCGGACTGACTGTGGCTTTGGCGGCATCCCTAGGGATGAGTGCATGGAAAAAGGATGTTGCTTCGACTCCAGCATTTCAGGAGTCAtttggtgctataaaaatccaaCACTAATGGTCCCAGAAACACCTATAGAAGAAGTACAGGAGCCACAGGAAGAGCAGGAGCCACAGCAAGAGCAAGAGCCACAGCAAGAGCCACAGCAAGAGGAAGAGTCACAGGAAGAGCAGGAGCCACAGCAAGAGCCACAACAAGAGGAAGAATCACAGGAAGAGCAGGAGCCACAGCAAGAGCCACAGCAAGAGGAAGAGTCACAGGAAGAGCAGGAGCCACAGCAAGAGCCACAGCAAGAGGAAGAGTCACAGGAAGAGCAGGAGCCACACCAAGAGCCACAACAAGAGGAAGAATCACAGGAAGAGCAGGAGCCACAGCAAGAGCCACAGCAAGAGCAAGAGTCACAGGAAGAGCAGGAGCCACAGCAAGAGCCACAACAAGAG GAAGAGTCACAGGAAGAGCAGGAGCCACAGCAAGGGCAAGAGCCACAACAAGAGGAAGAGTCACAGGAAGAGCAAGAGCCACAAGGAGAGCAGGAACCACAGCAAGAAGAACATGCTTCCCAAGAGTCTCAATCAGAGGAGGATGAAGAAG tttGTGAAACAGAGctctaa
- the LOC120927990 gene encoding UPF0746 protein DDB_G0281095-like isoform X1 — protein sequence MALYGAVILSLSLVLLQVSQIASSPVQSECTLKPHQRTDCGFGGIPRDECMEKGCCFDSSISGVIWCYKNPTLMVPETPIEEVQEPQEEQEPQQEQEPQQEPQQEEESQEEQEPQQEPQQEEESQEEQEPQQEPQQEEESQEEQEPQQEPQQEEESQEEQEPHQEPQQEEESQEEQEPQQEPQQEQESQEEQEPQQEPQQEEESQEEQEPQQEPQQEEESQEEQEPQQGQQPQQEEESQEEQEPQQEPQQEEESQEEQEPQQGQEPQQEEESQEEQEPQGEQEPQQEEHASQESQSEEDEEVCETEL from the exons ATGGCTTTATATGGGGCAGTAATTCTGAGCCTTAGCTTGGTTCTTCTCCAGGTGTCACAGATTGCATCCAGCCCAGTGCAGT CGGAATGCACCTTGAAACCACATCAGCGGACTGACTGTGGCTTTGGCGGCATCCCTAGGGATGAGTGCATGGAAAAAGGATGTTGCTTCGACTCCAGCATTTCAGGAGTCAtttggtgctataaaaatccaaCACTAATGGTCCCAGAAACACCTATAGAAGAAGTACAGGAGCCACAGGAAGAGCAGGAGCCACAGCAAGAGCAAGAGCCACAGCAAGAGCCACAGCAAGAGGAAGAGTCACAGGAAGAGCAGGAGCCACAGCAAGAGCCACAACAAGAGGAAGAATCACAGGAAGAGCAGGAGCCACAGCAAGAGCCACAGCAAGAGGAAGAGTCACAGGAAGAGCAGGAGCCACAGCAAGAGCCACAGCAAGAGGAAGAGTCACAGGAAGAGCAGGAGCCACACCAAGAGCCACAACAAGAGGAAGAATCACAGGAAGAGCAGGAGCCACAGCAAGAGCCACAGCAAGAGCAAGAGTCACAGGAAGAGCAGGAGCCACAGCAAGAGCCACAACAAGAGGAAGAATCACAGGAAGAGCAGGAGCCACAGCAAGAGCCACAGCAAGAGGAAGAGTCACAAGAAGAGCAGGAGCCACAGCAAGGGCAACAGCCACAACAAGAGGAAGAATCACAGGAAGAGCAGGAGCCACAGCAAGAGCCACAGCAAGAGGAAGAGTCACAGGAAGAGCAGGAGCCACAGCAAGGGCAAGAGCCACAACAAGAGGAAGAGTCACAGGAAGAGCAAGAGCCACAAGGAGAGCAGGAACCACAGCAAGAAGAACATGCTTCCCAAGAGTCTCAATCAGAGGAGGATGAAGAAG tttGTGAAACAGAGctctaa